Below is a genomic region from Mycolicibacterium neworleansense.
GGTGACGTTCTCCAGTCCCCGCTCGAACGCCAAGCTCAGGGCGGCATCGCTCAGGGCCCTCCGCGTATCGAGCTTCTTGCGTTCTCGCAGTCCTGGCTCCATGCCCTCACGATAGACGCAATATTGCCTACTGGGCAATATTGCCTCCTGGGCAACTCCTGTGAGATCCGCGGCCCCCGAAATTGGGTTGAAGCTTTCGGAGAATTTCCCCTAGCGTGGCCTCCATGTCGGTGACCTACATCCGCTTGCGCATCAGGTAGCGGCGGCCTCCACCTCTCGGAATACCCGCCGCGGCAGCTTTGTCCCTGCGATGGCGGAGTATCCGTGTCTTCAACTCATCACGGCCGGCACGAGAACGGCCAGAATTTTCTGCGCGACCGCCGAGTGGTCGCCGATATCGTCAAAATCGTCGCGCGCACAACAGGTCCCATCATCGAGATCGGTGCCGGTGACGGCGCGCTCACCCTGCCGCTACAACGGCTGGACCGCCCGTTGACCGCCATCGAGATCGACCGACGAAGGGCCGGCCGGCTGGCGGCGCGCACCTCCGCCGAAGTGGTCGGCACGGACTTCCTGCGATACCGCCTGCCACCGACACCGCACGTGGTCGTGGGCAACCTGCCGTTTCACCTGACCACCGCGATCCTGCGGCGGCTGCTGCACGGCCCAGGGTGGACCGACGCCGTTCTGCTCATGCAATGGGAAGT
It encodes:
- the erm gene encoding 23S ribosomal RNA methyltransferase Erm, which codes for MSSTHHGRHENGQNFLRDRRVVADIVKIVARTTGPIIEIGAGDGALTLPLQRLDRPLTAIEIDRRRAGRLAARTSAEVVGTDFLRYRLPPTPHVVVGNLPFHLTTAILRRLLHGPGWTDAVLLMQWEVARRRAAVGGATMMTAQWWPWFEFNLVRKVPADAFRPRPGVDAGLLTIARRDEPLVARADRRRYQSLAHEMFTGRGHGIAQILRHHVDRRWLLANGIHPSALPRDLTAAQWAALFAAVR